A DNA window from Litorivicinus lipolyticus contains the following coding sequences:
- a CDS encoding 2-hydroxychromene-2-carboxylate isomerase — protein sequence MANLDPVTFYVDFSSPYAYLMARDLTHLCQRHDRELRWHPFLLGAVFKRDGNTPTVLRPERQGYTQRELARSARRKGLRFNTPPQFPFNSIDAVRAYWWLAERSPRRAQHLAAALLDAAWLDGLDLSARDVVVAVAARFDIEGAELRAALDHPETKALAHRKVDQALATGLFGAPWVTVGDEPFWGCDRLDDIGHWLECGGW from the coding sequence ATGGCCAACCTTGACCCAGTAACCTTTTACGTCGATTTTTCCAGCCCCTACGCTTACCTCATGGCGCGTGACCTGACACACCTGTGTCAGCGTCATGACCGTGAGTTGCGGTGGCACCCATTTTTACTCGGTGCCGTGTTCAAGCGCGACGGCAACACACCCACGGTTCTGCGTCCTGAGCGCCAGGGATATACTCAGCGCGAGTTGGCGCGCAGCGCCCGGCGCAAGGGCCTACGCTTCAATACCCCACCCCAGTTCCCGTTCAATTCGATTGATGCCGTGCGCGCCTATTGGTGGTTAGCCGAGCGCTCACCCCGGCGCGCCCAGCACCTGGCCGCGGCGCTGTTGGATGCGGCCTGGCTTGACGGTCTGGACCTGTCGGCACGCGACGTGGTGGTGGCAGTCGCGGCCCGCTTCGATATCGAAGGCGCTGAACTTCGGGCGGCGCTGGACCACCCTGAAACCAAAGCGCTGGCCCATCGCAAGGTCGATCAGGCGCTGGCGACGGGGCTGTTTGGTGCGCCCTGGGTGACGGTCGGTGATGAACCGTTTTGGGGCTGCGATCGCCTCGATGACATCGGCCATTGGCTTGAGTGTGGCGGCTGGTAG
- a CDS encoding FAD-dependent monooxygenase has protein sequence MIHIVGGGMVGASLACAMAKNGAAVTVFERAEPGPPAATDARVSALNPSSLAWLGSLGIQPPLQSFSDMLVFGPQCDDLRFNGALGALVVNQALQQAALARARALGVRVRIGADVSFNDGLRVDGQAEPSDLVVAADGAHSSIRSQAELDLVRRDLGQNATYLRVAIDPAFSATAAQVFLASGPLACLPVAPDQAVLVWSRDYHAQDLPADPAAIAGLASAAFEHRLGALRALGEATTVALFDGHARRYWRSGLALVGDAAHQIHPLAGQGVNLGLADAQVLAQQWQQKPGDGALSAYARGRFWPNESTRLAMRGLKAVFGLTATPAVVARAWGLSTVAHSEKLRRLSQNFASGRFSGSA, from the coding sequence ATTCATATCGTCGGGGGCGGCATGGTCGGGGCCAGCCTGGCCTGTGCCATGGCTAAAAACGGCGCGGCGGTAACGGTGTTTGAGCGCGCCGAGCCGGGCCCGCCGGCGGCCACCGATGCCCGCGTCAGCGCCCTTAATCCAAGCAGTTTGGCGTGGTTGGGGTCGCTCGGCATCCAGCCGCCGCTTCAGTCCTTCAGCGATATGCTGGTGTTCGGGCCGCAGTGTGACGATCTGCGCTTTAACGGTGCGCTCGGTGCGCTGGTGGTGAACCAGGCGTTACAACAGGCCGCCTTGGCACGTGCGCGTGCGCTGGGGGTTCGAGTTCGTATCGGGGCCGATGTCAGTTTCAATGACGGCTTGCGCGTCGACGGCCAGGCCGAACCCTCGGATTTGGTGGTGGCGGCGGATGGCGCACACTCCAGCATCCGAAGCCAGGCCGAGCTAGATTTAGTGCGTCGCGACCTTGGCCAAAACGCGACTTATTTGCGGGTCGCGATTGACCCGGCGTTTAGCGCCACCGCGGCCCAGGTATTTTTGGCCAGCGGGCCCTTGGCCTGTTTGCCGGTGGCCCCGGACCAGGCCGTGTTGGTGTGGTCGCGGGATTACCATGCGCAGGACTTGCCGGCCGATCCGGCCGCGATCGCAGGCCTGGCCAGCGCCGCCTTCGAGCATCGCTTGGGCGCCTTGCGCGCCCTTGGTGAAGCGACCACGGTGGCCCTATTTGATGGCCATGCACGGCGTTACTGGCGCTCCGGCTTGGCGTTGGTCGGTGATGCCGCGCACCAAATACACCCGCTGGCCGGTCAAGGTGTCAATTTGGGTTTGGCGGATGCCCAGGTGCTGGCACAGCAGTGGCAGCAAAAGCCCGGTGATGGCGCTTTGTCGGCCTACGCCCGGGGGCGCTTTTGGCCCAACGAAAGCACGCGATTGGCGATGCGTGGGCTAAAAGCCGTGTTCGGTTTGACCGCGACGCCGGCGGTGGTGGCTCGGGCCTGGGGGTTAAGTACGGTGGCCCACAGCGAAAAATTGCGACGTTTATCACAAAATTTCGCATCGGGTCGTTTTTCGGGCTCGGCCTAG